The Periplaneta americana isolate PAMFEO1 chromosome 14, P.americana_PAMFEO1_priV1, whole genome shotgun sequence region gagagggttagcaagagggtgaggtattgtaactgtatgtaggctttaaccacacagataaggagtcgaataagagagcgtaacaagagagtggggtatactaaggtatgaagtatgaaggtttaaatgcgcaggtaaagggtcgaataccaatacttttcaggttaatggcaccagtgagttcagtgaccaagatgtttcattgctgttacagtacattgctgaaaattacatcgaaaatattccacaaaaacagcgtattatgcgggacttgagcgcaacaaacggggtattttataaaggcgttatatatgaaatgtgcagggaccggacaaaaaaacgtattacacgggatagcgtaataagcgggcgcgtcttatcgaggttttactgtagttggaaaacaacgaacatggcaacATGATTTCAGCGGTGATACTAtatctttggttccagcctgcaagcCAACACGAAAAACACCAAGCAACCTAATCTCGAAATCCAGCATGATAGCTACCAAAACAGCTATCAGGAGACAGGATTTCGAGCAGCAAGCACACAGAGCAACCATCACAGTTCCCAGCATGCAATCAATCACAGAAACAAGCACTGTGGGAACCGGGCTTAAGATTATCATAATCTCTGCATTGACCTAAATTCATAGAAATTTACCCTcatttacaaagtaaaataaggatgatattattttcttttatgtatCCTACTCACCCGTAACAAGAACTCTGTACTGGGACCTTCTTGCTGGAGGGCCCCTGCCTCTACCACCTCTATCacttcctcctccactgccaccACGGTTGCTGCCTCTGAATCCACCAGGTCCTCCACCTCGAGGAAATTCCACACGCAATCGGTAGCCATCATAATCGTACCCATCACGAGCATGTACTGCATCTTCTGCATCTCTGTTAGGAAGGTGAAAATTTTGCTTGGGAGATAAATCAGTCACGATGTACACAGATTACAATATTGGTTTATGCTGCAAACAAGAAGTTCAATTAAAATCATCAAGGCTCTGATGCTGATTTTGAGAGTAGTTTTAAGGGAATTTAAACTGTGTTCTggtgcaaattacttcaaaagcTTCAGTAAATCCAATTTGTCCTCCCAGTAAATACCAACAACCGAAAtgaagtacatttattttaatattgctatCCAACTTTTCCGTAATTTGCAAATGAAATTTCTGGTTCCACCAACTCAGTCCTGCCATAGGATTTGACAACTTAACATGAAGGATAAATATGAGAGCAGAAAGAAATGCTAATTTCTTGAGGAAACAGGGTTTCAATGCCAAATTCCTCTTGAAGTTGAAAGATGCTCAATGGGATTATGAATGAACTATTTCTAGTGAGAGTtcaaaaacagaaattaatgaaaagagaatgaaattaaGGGACTCTGCACCCAAATATGACAAGTAGTAAattcgtataggcctatattggaaACAAAATGCTAGGGCCTATACGACTAGAGTGGCctgaaagagcagatttgtctgagTTTGTCGAATGTGCATTATCATGCTTACGAATCAGTGCCAATAattgggcaaatcgcaatatagcgaacgtagaagctccgcccacaaccccttccacttttcccctactatctcagcagacactctacgtgagggaaaattttagaacacggattgcacctaccaaattatgtcttaaaatactaaaagagcagatttgtctgcgtttgtcgaatgcgcttcattaaatttacgaaaaggcacttttcagtgccaataatttattttgtgtgcacaaggttggaattttgaagagggaaagggtgcaatccatgtccTGGAGTTTATCCCTAAATGCAAAATAAAGACGCATTTCTCCATTCCAAACTAAGTACCACTTATAATCAGGAATTAATAGGTAGTGATAAGAGATGATCAAATTTGATATCCGTTTGTAACTTACcttgataatttcaaaataattacagcaattaaaaatatatatgttacaataattaaataCCAAATGTATATTTCACAGATCTGTCAATATAAGGTTTAAATTACACATACATGATGGCAAACGTAATCAGCAGCCATCATGGAAAATAAACAATATAGAAATTTCATGGAACCGGCATGTGCCACATCGTACTGCTTCTACTTAAATCTCTCAATTCTACAAATTTAAAACACAAAAGTTGCGTACTTCATGAACTCCCAACAGAGTAACTACATAAAATCATTACCTTGGATCCTCAAATTCAACGAATGCAAAAGGCGGTCCTCTTCTGTTCTTCAGGTCTACAAAAGTAACTTTAccgaatttgtaaaacaaatccTGGATATCTTTCGTTCTGATATCTGGTGGAAGATTACCAACGTAAATCCTACATTCATTTCTCCCGTACGACATATCGCTCTTATCTTCTGTTCCTTCCACTTTACTTCAGTGAATATAACTTAACCCACGCTAACGTCCAGATTTCATACAAGATGGATTCCACCAGCGTTCTTAAACGTTCCCAGCGTGCCCGGCGTCTCACGCGCGGAATAGAAATTGATTTTAAGGAATACCAACATAGAGCAAGGATGGAAGCGGTCGCATTACGAACTTCATAGCCTCTGGTGTGGTCTACAGAGACTGTAAACATCGAAGTCAAATATCAGCGCGACAAttgttcaaaattatatttattaattttgtattgcaatgaagctttaagaaaACACCAATTCTAATCACTTTGTTATCTTTGTTTCTAGACGAGCTCTAATTCCATTATTTACCGCTGCAAGGTCAGTAAGCGTGAAGTACGAACATGCATACCAACCCAAATTGACACGTCACGAGTTCTACTTGAACACACCTTGTGAGTTGTGAccttgtaaaaaataaataaataaaaaattgaaatgctGTAGATTTGCTAAAAATTGAGATGTCATTTACACTATGCAATGGACCACAGACTGGACCAAATCACCATACTATCACACATGTTGGTATACTTCGTCAGCCGtacctaaaattaatatttcttcgTCCCTTTCCTCCGCAGAAGACTCGAGCAAAGGGGCAATGGTCAATTTTCTTGTTGGTTCATACCACTACTTAcgtaatatttactacacaagcTGGAGTATAgtacataaaacaaaatacagttcTGGACTGGTTCTCCCGTAGTGTCAATTCCGCCTCTAGGTGCAGTGTTTCATATCGCAGAAAAATAA contains the following coding sequences:
- the SF2 gene encoding serine/arginine-rich splicing factor 1A; amino-acid sequence: MSYGRNECRIYVGNLPPDIRTKDIQDLFYKFGKVTFVDLKNRRGPPFAFVEFEDPRDAEDAVHARDGYDYDGYRLRVEFPRGGGPGGFRGSNRGGSGGGSDRGGRGRGPPARRSQYRVLVTGLPPSGSWQDLKDHMREAGDVCFADVFKDGTGVVEFLRYEDMKYAVKKLDDSRFRSHEGEVSYIRVKEDYGGSGSGGRGSGGGGRSRSRSYSPRRRGSPTYSPVRRSFSRSRSRSRSRSYN